A window of Methanooceanicella nereidis genomic DNA:
GCAGGCCGGGAACTGACCACCATTACCAGCCCTTTATCAGTAAGGCTCTTCAGGCTCTGGTATACGTTCGGCTTCGACGCTCCCCAAAATTCATATATCTGCTTTACATCGGCGGTCTCCAGTAAGACCAGCGCGGAATAGACCTTGGCCTCATATTCGGTAAGACCCAGAATATGAAGAGAATCGATAAGCCTGCCTGTGATCGGGTTCATGGTCATCAATATTAATAGCCTGTACTGCGGTGAATCCTGTTATTCTTCCGGGCTTTTGACCACAAGTACGGGACAATCAGCCATGCGCACGATACTTTCAGCCACGCTTCCCAGCAATATCCGGTCAATGCCGCTCTTGCCAAGCGTGCCGACAACTATCAGGTCTATGTTATGCTCTCCGGCAAATTTCGTGATCTCTATGGCCGGGCTTCCTTCGACGACGTGTGCCTCTATGGCCACCCCGTCACCGGCAGCCTCTTTGACCATATTGATGGCTTCATTGCCCTCCTTCTCCAGAAGGTCGTGCATGCCGGTCCACACTGAATCGACAGGTATGTTATTGAACACGGTATTATCAATGACATAGACCGCATATATGGAGGAGTTTTGAAGCCTTGCCAGTTCAACTCCCTTTTTTATAGCGTTCATCGTTCGTTTAGACCCGTCCGTCGCGATCAGTATGTTCTTGAAAATTTCTGCCATGGTCAATCTCCGATAAAACTATAATTTGCTTTTTCATATAATAAGGTTGTTATACAGGACACAACCGAACCATAAAAGATAAGCTCATTTTTTTATAGCCTATGGATATATGATTATTTTTTAGTTGTACTGATAGCAACAACTTTAGAAAATTATTTAAGCATGAATTGACATTGTTCTGCAAGGCCATAAAAAACCATGGCCGTATCGTTTGCCCATATCAGCATATGGGAACAGTCTGTGATAACGAACCCTTACAGGGATGATAGAAATGGAAAGTGTTGAAAAAAGCAAGAGCATATCGCCTGTTTACACCCTGGCAGTACTGGCCATAG
This region includes:
- a CDS encoding universal stress protein; translation: MAEIFKNILIATDGSKRTMNAIKKGVELARLQNSSIYAVYVIDNTVFNNIPVDSVWTGMHDLLEKEGNEAINMVKEAAGDGVAIEAHVVEGSPAIEITKFAGEHNIDLIVVGTLGKSGIDRILLGSVAESIVRMADCPVLVVKSPEE